In Papaver somniferum cultivar HN1 chromosome 9, ASM357369v1, whole genome shotgun sequence, the genomic stretch acacatatgcatactcttggttcccggtttatggatttatacactaatatgcgaacacactatatatgcttatatccaaagatggttacatcctcaactctttatttcaatcattgaaacattcttctataatgacaatagccgttttcacacactattagcctcaaagcaattttcaagatattgaaataatcattatcgaaatattccaggcctacatcaaatgattgtatcacacaaaccatgtaagatgttactcgacaattttctcatgatataatatgaacttggttgaagcgaaagcttgccaacacctatttcgagaaatatgtaagggagatatactcagctcgaaatctcaaatgtgaatagagaaaactatatcgtaacacgacttacgtctcaatataggagagagtagaaatagactttccaagtgatagatgagttcgagTCTccactgtttatgggtgaaaactatttctgctggttttggtaatttgaggtgtgtggatgagaaatgaatctaaaccctaaacaaatgcactgcacgagagttcttttgattcgagagatcaatctgtacaactctgtcctaaaccaagaaatggccgttccagacttgcttcggtcacaaagtgaaggagatggggttgatcttagggagggaagcgaagaaggtgttgagattgtggaggtgttggatgtttatgacttgtatcagaaagaggaACTGGCTtacaaaatgtaagctatcagttctagtGTTTTCTGTATacgaatgacaacacttggttttctttgtgttgtttggaaataggtgatggacatgttcatacaagtcataaagcacaaacctcgtctctcgtggaggaagtggagtgatgaagtagtggggtcgtgtgtgagtgattgcacgatcacgtcttggcccacttctcccatcatcgctaaccgtccatgtcttcctgacacgttcttgtaagggCGCGTTGCACactgcacgctataaaccgccataccaataccccagtaagtatcccccagtttgtgacatgcttgatgtctcgaatgagtggatcgtgggacccacatggagtagcatacgatgctaggttaaataactgagttatttaggaaatcggtattcatgaaatattgtgtatattctatgcatgtaatgaatagaatataatcaatgtgtataaagcatcgttgttttaaggcttaacggagtaagtcgcggattaagagtcttaaaatagatgcatgcttagctatctttgaatgatagtttggaagctgcacaggcaagccctcccttggccgatcataTGATGTGGTATAGTGacagatggtaatcaccacgacaccttattggccatttaattcctagcctgggctgcctaaccaagctggtagagttggacagacgagatgatatatgacgctcatctgcgaccgttgatgaagttttagagttttgaagaggtgcgcaagcatcactcttcagcttggtcgaaaccaaacatgggaggcgtttttggcaggaccgaccggacatgcgtgtagacggcttgccggtgtacatgtccgtacctcactgtctcatgaaggtgcgatctaggccactcaatttgaccagtAAAGAGGAGTGGCCGAGATCAGATTTCGACAGGAATCCTATGCCGCAAAGGATTCTTAAAGGGGCGCGGCATGCCACCTTCAAGGCACACGAATTGAGGCATCCGGCCATGGCttgtcttggtcggtcggacatagagatagacgggcccacagtgatcacgttgatactctctggacttccttagtctattcctgcacccttcatccaagatggcgaagatggacgctcgtgattgattaacgacacatgtaacatgctgcaaaccctaattagggttttaaaaaagtCACGCACGCATGGTTTTGGCTAATCAATTTTGCAGGTTaggcttctcctttggagaggtcgatcATGTGGGTCCCACATTGGACCGACAGTGAACGTGTGTGCGCTTCTCCAATGGTCTTAggcgcaatctaagccatccaaacatgctggcgaagttggatggttgtgattttttttaagacactagtggaacttCCGCGACCTTTAAAAGCATCACGCTAGCCATGTTtggagcaaacgttcattgcttcATGGATTTGTCGTGAGAAAACAGATCGAGCAGGGATAGAGTGGACCCGCTAATGTGCGTGCTagcgcctcctccatctttcatggtgcgatctaagccgtccaatcaagctagtgaagttggacaatcatgatcactttgagactgccttaagcagtcttgctcattcgagcttcttccaaagcagcgtggcCACCCTATTTTGGGTTGGCATTTTGGCACGCTGAGAAGAggagtgtgatgttcgaccgtctAGGGCGCAAAcaagcccgctggtggtcatcacgGGTGATAGcttgctcctgctagggttcgtctaggctagttaaatcatgcggtcaacctgcgtggccgtgattatttctgagactgatacggtcagtccagatttcccttaggaaattaaatatgctcaatcgggctaatataacacaccgagagatataacctatacgggtatttcgtgcatgcctcatcatcgacacttggagattcgtgttactctgctgagagcaacactcagtcatcatgccgcaccaacaatgagagttctgcgggaacaacacaggaaatactaggcaaatcatgcattataaataatgctaaaaattcacagggtatttgggattgttgccacatgctccaacctggaattttgtatatttaattcacaaaaatatttgggattgttgccacatgctccattctaggtgaattaatgaaagcgaagaggtactcatcacttatcaaacaactttattctctgcaggatgtcagcgcataaatttggctttacaattttatcctttgaaccaaaatccaccatcaacatccacatacctttttgtcgaagaagttctacaagctccccttagtagttcttcgtcttcaagagatgaatgcCGAGAGATCTAAGTTCAACTACattatctatatcctagtccgagacatctataaataggctagaaatcaagacttatagttttgatcactaacattgacaaacatgcttgagatagcaacgcatgcgagttcgaccgagcaatgctctaacaagtatatttcatttgtgtgtaacaagctaagaccatctaacggtggtgattgattgctttattttaagcagacttaacttgaatcttaaatcaggagttcatctaacggtgaatattgaatactttgttactaagctatcttagctttgattgaaagcaaccctgatttgaaaggctatataagagagaactctaacaactggaaagcctaatcccgacactttcatgtgtcctagttgcaactagagtcgattctcttttaacctaggtttttccaaaaccattaggttaacgacttgaagacttcatttgggattcgtgaagctagatccaactattttctatgtagttgcgtatttgttcttacttgttctatcgtattgagttttatcttctctaagatttactcgagatttatctctgataggtaagatataaaaagtaatcacaacagttattcgtctcagactcttctgattccgcaataacttttcatgttaatcagttgagttattgtgaggtgactaatatttctaggctgctcttcgggagtataagaccggattattagttggttcctgtccaccttgattttatcaaaagacagaacaaaaaccgattaaagaataaacatatctgtggagacatatttgtttataagtcttcgactttgggtcgtagcaactcttagttgtgggtgagatcagctaaaggaatcaagtgcggcGTGGTTCtataggtgtaaggaacgcgactgtaccttaatcgatgtgagacttacttaaggctcaactacattccagtccgaagtgaacttgtagtaggctagagtctgtagcggcttaatacaatgtggtctggactaggtcccgaggtttttccgcatttgcggtttcctcgttaacaaaatttctggtatctgtgttatttcttttatgcattatacttgtttttataattgaaatatcacagtttgtgcgtagttcaatcagttaataaacccgaccttgtttgttggatagaacttgattgacacttgagcattggtctttggtaccgtccaagttatttcttatatcaatcaggctcgcaggtttctatctgtttgatttgctgattgtatcgagaaagagataaaaactctttgatataattcttgattgagtctcacttttaagttagtGTTCTCGGAATGAAATTggaatttagtccatacagattgccgaacgaattattgagtgtggttgttatacccgcTTTTCAAGATGAAGCATCTTAATTTATAATTACTTCATCTATCTGTAGATAACTATTGatatttaataatatttttgtacttttcatttttttttagttaTCGACCAAATAAAATAACTTTTTCGGTTTCTCAATGTGCTTCATTTTTATTAGGAGTGTCTTATTGAGCATAATAATATCAGTCTAATTGACAAACTCTTATATTTAGTGAAACATTAAGCttatttcaactttttttttttgagcctTCCAccaattttattcttttttttgttgcaagacttcttttaatttattaaaatttcATCATAAATGTAATATAGGTTGCAGGTGCCACTATAGTACAATGATAAAGTCACTAGGTGGTGACACCAGTGATCTGAGTTCGAAATTCGCCAgcatcaaattcttcaccaatcAAAATATAATATTGGTTGAGTTTTAAACAGTTCCGTCACGAAATGAGTTATTTCCcggtataaaaataaaataaaaataataagttCTATACTTCAAATGTGCAATGCACGTGTTCTCCACCTATTCTAATAAAATGTCTTACATATTTCCTAAAAAGACACCAAGTTTGCAGCTGCAGTCCTACAAACTTTCTGGTGAGGCATCCAATTATTCACCTAAACCTAACATGGATAGATAGACTAGACTAGAGTCACCCTAACATGTATAGATAGACTATAGACTCACCAGACTAGACATGGTTGATCGGGACAAGACCATGCAATTGTACCGAAACAAGAAGGTACAAAACCCCGCCTTTTGCTTGTCATGCCTccacttcttttcttttcttttttgtttgctgGCCGTTCCACTCAGTCCTCCTCACTAGTCACTTCCATCTTTCTGTTTCTTTTACCAGAAGAAGCGGAAGAGTTTTCaccttttccttctcttttgcgTTTCTAAACCACCAACAAAACAAAACCCATCAAAATTGTTCCTCCATCTTCCCCCATTCATTAGCTTCACTGTTTGAGTTTCTCTTCTGCAACTTTACCATCTCTCTTCTCTATCGACATAGTCATACCTCTTTCTGTTAACCCTAGACTTTATTCCTCGCTCTCATCCCTAAAATGTCTAATATGAGGTATTCTACTCTTCTTTTCCCTCTCTAATTCATTTTGTTGGGTTTCTTTGATTTTTATAGTTTTGTTTCCAATTTATATGTTGAAACCAGAATGTTAGGGTTTTTAAAACAATGAGATAGTTTACTGTTCTATTGCCTGTGAAGGTTACTTGTGATTGTTACTTTCAGTCTTTCATCATCGTATTATTGTGCCTAAATTATTTCTGAATTTCTAATTATGATGTTTAAAGTTTCATGGATAATGAATTGGATGCCTGAAATCAACTCTGGGTCCTTCGTCTTAAAATTTTTGTTCCTGTAGCCTGACTTAACTACACAAAGAATGATTGTGTAGAGTAAGATTGTGTGGTGTTAAGAATGAGGAATGTATTTCAGAAATCTTCGAAGGAGACCCACAAAATATGTTTGCACTTGCTGTTAATAAAACATCCAGTTGTACTGAACAACAGCCTAGGCTAATTCCTGTTTATATTTGATTGTTGAGGAAGGAACCAGGATGTTACTTTATACTGTTACACAAGACCAGAAAATCTACATTCACTAGCTCTAAGTTATGTTTAAGATTTTTGTCTTTTTGACTAAACTTCCCAGCATCTATTTATTCTTAATGCTGTTACTGTTGCTGGGGAGGTTTCTGGCACTGTTACAGGGATCTTTAGATCAGGGATAAGGAGATGTTTGTCGCACTACAGTGGTCTGTAGTTACTCTATTGAACTTGTTATATTCTTTTCCGAGTATTTGCTTCTGATAGTCATTTTAATTTTGGGATTAAGTGAACTAGTAGGTTTTATTTTGTTCTGCAACTGTCAAAAGGTATTTTGGAACTTGGAAGATATCCTATTTTGTTTGTTGAAGAAATTCAATGGTTGTACGAACATAGGGTAATTTGCAGACACTAATGAAGCATTCTCTTTTCCTGTATCCAGTCGTCATCCAGAAGTTTTGTGGGCTCAGCGATCTGACAAGGTTTACTTGACAGTTGCTTTACCTGATGCAAAAAATGTCTCTGTAAAGAGCGAGCCTCAAGGGTTAGTCAGTTTCTCTGCTAAGGGCAAGGAGGGTGAGAAATTTGACTTCAGTCTGGAACTATACGGAACCATAAATCCTGAGGTTTGCTTGTTCTTCCTTTACTAAAATGAATTAGGGTATCAGTTGTGTTGGCTAATCATGTAATGTCATGTCAAATATAGTTGTTGTGCATACATTTCTATTAAGTAGAAACTGTCTCTTGTTTGAGAAAGAAACTGATCAGccaacacacacacacatccgaATGTTAACAAATTTAGCTAATGTTCAGTTACGTTTCAGACTCATCATGTACCATGATCCATGCATCAACTTAGAGCCCTTTAAATTTTCTGGTATTCACCCTAATAATGGTTCTCTTCAGCTATCATGGAAATTATAGATTACTCTATCGCTTGTCTGTTGTCTCTGGACAAAGAAGTGCCTTTGAGCTAGATTACTCTATCATGGAAATTACCACTTCTGTTTTCTGGAAATTGTGGGGATTAATAATGATCGATCTATCGGAGGTCATCCTGAAAAATAAATCTGGGATGTTTTGAATCATAACTCCTTCATCACTTTTTCCTATTACCCTAATCTTTTAAAAACTTATTTGTTTTATGTGGTTTAGGGTTGCAAGACAAATATTGGATTACGGAATATAATCTGTTCAATCCAGAAAGAGCAGAAGAGTTGGTGGAAGAGACTGCTGAAGTCAGATGTGAAGCCTGCTCCTTACATTAAGGTTGATTGGAACAAGTGGTGTGATGAGGATGAGGAAGAGTCAGAAGAGTGTAAGTTCCCTTTAGGTTCTTAAAGAATCACTTTATGACTTTTCAGGTGTTTGCTAGAAGTAAGTGTGGAACTAAAAATTTCATAAAGATCATGTCACGTAAAACTTAATACACTACTCTTTTATGTTATTTGACAGCTGACCTTGCCTCAGAAGATGATATTGCCAAGGTAACATGAGCATTTGCTGTTTGATGAAGAACTTTTAATCCCGTGTTTAACATAATGAAGTGAATATGATCTATCACTATTTTTAATAACTTCCTCTTAAACACAGGGAGTGGATGAAGACGAGAGTAGCGACGATGACGGAATGCTGTGTGAGTTACCTGAAACCTCGAttttaattttttgcttttccttctcttttctgaCAAATTCCATGCCTGGGCTGGCAAAATCCATACACATTGAATATTGATGTTTTCATCATATACCATTTTCGTTATGCATTTTTTTCTTCGTCATCCTTTCAGTATTTATACTCCTGTTCTTGACGATGGCCTCTTTTGTCACGTATGATGTGCTACAAAGATATCCCCTAGTCAGATGACATTAGTTTCAGCCTTTTGCTGATATGCTGTTACTTGTTACAGATCTTCCAGACTTGGAGAAAGCTCGGCGGAGTTAAAGCCTCCATTTAAGTagggagatggagatggagatggagcaGTCCCAGGCTTTATCAATAAAGAACCAAGCACTGAATACGTCCGCCCTACTCTTTTTTCAGCTTTTTGCGTGCACTCACTTGCATCAGGCACGGCTTTCATAGAGGGGATCTAATAGCACGAACTTTTTGGGATCAATTACCTCATAGGTTAAATCATTTTGTAAAAATACCACACCTAGGTCTAACATAGCTATGTTACTACTTGGTAGATCTATTACTCCAGTTCTCAAATTTGGCCCTCTTGGGGGCTGTACTACTTCATCTCGGCATTTTTGTGGTCAGCTTGCCAACTTTATTATCTTATTTTCCGCTTGCCAACTTTGCTTCCTCTTGGCATTTTGTGGTCAGCTTGCCAACTTTATTATCTTATTTTCCGCTTGCCAACTTTACTTCATCTTGGCATTTTGTGTTCAGCTTGCCAAATTTATCATCTTATTTTGTGGTTTTGTTTCTCCAAATATGACTTAGTTTTGTATGCTTCGACGTAATCTTTATGGAACTAAGAAACACTCCTAGTCTAAATATGAGATTTGAGAAAAGAACAGAAAGCATGGTGCATCACTATGAACATGCTCGTGAGTCGACTATGCGGAATTGCCCATGGTTCGCATCCCAATTTCACAGCAACCATCTTTCTAAACCGTGGAGGTTCAAGTACAACATTTACCCAAAGACGAaacagaatccaacagaaaaaaaaaagtcacaGTGTCTTGTCTACAGTTCGGACTGGAATAACTGGAATCGAGTCCCACCATTCTTTCAGTCTTCGGTTTCCACGATCGTTCTTCATGTAATTGCCAAGCCTTGAGTTCATCATAAAAACATAAACTGTCGATCCCATAATTATGAATTTGAAAGGAATCACTGCTAGCATTATTGCCAATCCAACCATTATCATGATAACCTGATCAGCATGCTGAACAAACATcatcaaaagaagaaggaattaATGCAAGGATGGAAAATTTAAGAACAAGTCTTTTTCACAAGGACAACACAAGATCAGATCAGCCTATTATGCTGGTCAAGATTTCAGACATCTATACAAGCAGATGAAAGGATTAAAACTCAGGGAGAAAAAACAAATAATTCTACACACCGCAAGTCTTACCTTTTCTGCCCTTGACATCAATATGGATTGCATTTTTAGTAAGGAGATATTTGCTGTCTGAACCATGGCTTGTACAGTCTTTAGTCCATGTTGGGCAGAAACTATGCTCTCAACAGCAGTTTGGTCAGAAGCAGTACACACAACTATTTCCTCATGCTTCTCTCTTTCCCTTCGCTTCTCATGTCTCGCGGAAAGCATTTTTCCTACTCCCCATAACAAACACACTGCAAAGCCTTTCCTATCCATTCCCTGTTGCCAAAACAAAATCTGAACAATTCATCCACGCATTATATAGTACTTAGAAACATAAATGAGTACACATACAGGTGACATGTCCTCGGAATCATTGTAGATTGGGGGGAACTTACTTTGAGAACAAGGGACACTCAATTATCAATATGAGTATGGACTAGTGTTACACTTACCTGTATGCGATAAACAAAGCCGTGGCAAGAACAAGGACTGTTGTGGGTGGTCTTTCCCATTTCAGCACTTCCTCAAACCAAGGTACAACACTCTTAAGTGGACTAAGGAGTTCCTACACAGTTAAACAAGCGGTTCTTAGCGAGACGAATTCAATAAAGTACCTAAACAAATATTACAAGATTCATGAATATTGTAGTGGGGATACACATATAATATGACTGTGTGAACGAAAAAAATTCGAAAATTGTATGTATCATAAACAAGCACGCAAATGGAACCATAAACCAGTCATATGTGTATCCTCTGTAATGCCTAAATTGCTCTGAGATCACCAATATGTGAGATAAAAAGCTTACCACCAAAACCATGAAACTATCACCTATTCCTTCCTCTTTCAGTCCTTCAACAGTAGCTTGGGCTATACCAATTTCCTTAGCCTCCTCCCTAACTTGAGTTATCGTTGTCTCTAACGATGATATACTTTCAGTTTGATTGGTACTCAAAATCTCTTCAGCTATCTCTTCTTTAACTTCAATGTTTGAGATACCCGGATTGGACAACTTTAAGCTCTTGAGAATAGAGCTGGCGCAACATGGCTGTAAAGTATTAACTAGTTTCAGATTGTTTGCCAACTCTTCTATAACATAGTCCCCCTTAGGAAGTTCatcaaacaaagaaaaaattaagaaattagTGGGTGCCGGTGGTGATATTCTTAGCATCTCTCTCGCTGCATGGAGCCTCACAATCCCTAGAACTGTTCTTGCATGCATTTCCCACGCTTGTGGGGATTCAATGTTGAATCTAGATAAGAATTTATGTAACAGTATGATTTCCTTTATTAGAGCGAGCCAGTGATCACGCCTTGTAGAACTTGTCATCTCTGGGAATTCCAAGACTAGACTCTCTGATCTGCATATATAACATTATGTACATCTTATATCATCCTTTAAGAACCTTCTACACATGAACATGATTATTGAAAAGTACTGTTTACATTGTATGTATGCATAATAAAACTGTCAACATCGTTCAAACCCATTTTGGGAAAACTCAAACCCATAATAAAGCTGAAAGGATTAGGATATGAATACAGCCTTACAGCTAATTTTCCAAGTGTACTGAATACAGTAAATTACCAAGTACGTTAAGTATCGTGTATTTGACCTCTGAATTTTTTTGGTTCTAAACTTTGAAACGAATTAACTAGTCTAAGTAAGAAATGACTCACAATTCAGGGGATTCATATACTATTGCTTTGTCAAAAAGAGGAGCACCCCAAGGACCTGTAGAAGCTCGTTTAACATTGTGATCAACATTTTTCGAAAGATCAACCTTCACTGCATCCTCATAAGATACGACTCCCGACGCTTCGAAGTAGAGCGCATAGTTGGTCAGCACGAGTCTACCTACAAAAAGAGGGACATCACGAGTGTTGGCACAAGAACTGCAAATCGGCATATAATAATTTATAAAAGACGGAGTTTGTTAACCATCAGTGGATATTAGGAATGTCAACTACAAACCTGGCCAACTGGATCCTCCTATGTGACGAACTACTCTTTGCGTTCTTGCAGTGCCTTCCATGTGCAGTATAAATTCATCAGATGCTAATTCCACACCTGTTGGAGTGGGTTGTTTCAGCAAGTATTTAATACACCTGCAAAGAAAGGTCAAATTCTCAGAACTTAAGCCTAAGCTTGGCAGTATTTCTAGTTCCGAATCCgctcagagagag encodes the following:
- the LOC113308756 gene encoding co-chaperone protein p23-2-like is translated as MSNMSRHPEVLWAQRSDKVYLTVALPDAKNVSVKSEPQGLVSFSAKGKEGEKFDFSLELYGTINPEGCKTNIGLRNIICSIQKEQKSWWKRLLKSDVKPAPYIKVDWNKWCDEDEEESEESDLASEDDIAKGVDEDESSDDDGMLYLPDLEKARRS